The following proteins come from a genomic window of Phormidium ambiguum IAM M-71:
- a CDS encoding TIGR03960 family B12-binding radical SAM protein has translation MTVAVEKLLTPEIFKPARYLGNELGAVHKPWEKAKVRWVLTYPEVYEVGASNLGHIILYNILNQQPRQLCDRAYLPGTDLTAKLRATKTPLFAVESRQSVKDFDILGFSLSYELGATNILEMLDLAGIPLTWLERSKNDDFQYPLIFAGGQTATSNPEPYAEFLDFIALGDGEELLPEIGLVIEEGKAQGLSRKELLLDLAQVPGVYVPQFYDMAADGSVHPNRPDVPKRILRRVATPIPAYSIGLVPFVETVHDRLTIEIRRGCTRGCRFCQPGMLTRPARDVEPEQVIEAISEGMRATGYNEFSLLSLSCSDYLALPAVGVEVRNRLKNENISLSLPSQRVDRFDENIANIIGGTRQSGLTFAPEAGTQRMRDIINKGLTNEELLRGVKTAHEQGWDKIKLYFMIGLPGETDADVLGIVETVRWLQQECRIKGRKQINFTLTISNFTPKPHTPFQWHSVSTAEFKRKQELLRSEFRRMKGVKANFTDVRISAMEDFLGRGDRRLSTVLRHAWELGAGMDSWFDSLEKAYNAWGEAISQSDLTWKYRLVEQGEWNLVGAGLAENFCHPETISEQNPPLQKTAAELLNQPLPWDHIDTGIDKSWLKTDLARALEAATVPDCSFEGCSHCGVCGTDFGHNIVVAPPPIPEFVGEFVPNQHKAQRLRVWFGKLGDMALVSHLDLARLFDRSIRRAAIPVTFTGGFHPSPRISIANALSLGSTSVAEIVDFELTEVMEISDFQTKLAAQLPENIPIYRVEEVDLKTPAATQLLEKAEYLLTVATVTEILPAQWSEWIAAILKSDRILLEHTTKSGKKVEVNLRDRLLELELAFTETENQQQAKLRYLGNCRNDGNLLRPEHIVYMLEQVTGTEFQLLHAHRTQLILEPA, from the coding sequence GTGACAGTAGCAGTAGAGAAGTTACTCACACCAGAAATTTTTAAGCCAGCGCGTTATTTAGGTAATGAGTTAGGCGCAGTGCATAAGCCTTGGGAGAAGGCAAAGGTGCGCTGGGTGTTGACTTATCCAGAAGTTTACGAGGTAGGCGCGTCTAATTTAGGACATATTATTCTGTATAACATTTTGAATCAGCAGCCTCGCCAGTTATGCGATCGCGCTTACTTACCTGGAACTGACTTAACCGCTAAACTACGCGCAACAAAAACACCTTTATTTGCCGTTGAGTCACGTCAATCGGTGAAAGATTTCGATATTTTGGGATTTAGCCTCAGTTATGAACTGGGGGCGACAAATATCTTAGAAATGCTCGATTTAGCTGGAATTCCTCTCACTTGGCTAGAACGAAGCAAAAATGATGATTTTCAGTACCCTTTGATTTTTGCTGGCGGACAAACAGCCACTTCTAACCCGGAACCTTACGCTGAGTTTTTGGACTTTATTGCTTTGGGTGATGGGGAAGAACTGTTACCAGAAATTGGTTTAGTGATTGAAGAGGGTAAGGCGCAGGGGTTAAGTCGGAAAGAATTATTGTTAGATTTAGCCCAAGTTCCGGGAGTTTACGTGCCTCAGTTTTATGATATGGCAGCTGATGGCTCGGTTCATCCCAATCGCCCAGATGTTCCCAAAAGAATTTTACGTCGAGTGGCGACTCCGATTCCGGCTTATTCGATCGGTTTAGTTCCTTTTGTAGAAACAGTACACGATCGCTTGACAATAGAAATTCGGCGCGGTTGCACCAGGGGATGTCGTTTCTGTCAACCGGGAATGTTAACCCGTCCCGCTAGAGATGTAGAACCGGAACAGGTGATCGAAGCTATCTCCGAAGGAATGCGGGCGACTGGTTACAATGAATTTTCTTTGTTATCTCTCTCCTGTTCTGATTATTTGGCTTTACCCGCTGTTGGGGTGGAAGTGAGAAACCGCCTGAAAAATGAAAATATTTCTCTTTCTCTTCCTAGTCAAAGGGTCGATCGCTTCGATGAAAATATCGCCAATATTATCGGCGGAACTAGACAAAGTGGGCTAACCTTTGCCCCGGAAGCTGGTACGCAGCGAATGCGGGACATTATTAATAAAGGTTTGACCAATGAAGAACTACTGCGCGGAGTAAAAACTGCCCACGAACAAGGCTGGGATAAAATAAAGTTATACTTCATGATTGGTTTGCCAGGGGAAACCGATGCAGATGTTTTAGGAATTGTCGAAACTGTTCGCTGGTTACAGCAGGAATGTCGGATTAAAGGTAGAAAGCAAATTAATTTCACTTTAACGATTTCTAACTTTACGCCGAAGCCACACACGCCTTTTCAATGGCATTCAGTTTCCACAGCGGAATTTAAACGCAAACAGGAATTATTGCGATCGGAATTTCGCCGGATGAAAGGTGTAAAAGCTAACTTTACGGACGTGCGAATTTCTGCAATGGAAGACTTTTTGGGCAGAGGCGATCGTCGTTTGTCAACGGTATTGCGTCATGCTTGGGAACTGGGTGCAGGAATGGATTCCTGGTTTGACAGCTTGGAGAAAGCATACAATGCTTGGGGTGAAGCTATTTCTCAGTCCGATCTAACCTGGAAGTACCGTTTGGTAGAACAAGGCGAATGGAATCTGGTAGGGGCGGGTTTAGCAGAGAACTTTTGTCACCCAGAGACAATTTCAGAACAAAACCCGCCCCTACAGAAAACAGCAGCAGAACTGTTAAATCAACCTTTACCTTGGGATCACATTGATACGGGAATCGATAAAAGTTGGCTGAAAACTGATTTAGCGAGGGCTTTAGAAGCCGCAACAGTTCCAGATTGCTCTTTTGAAGGTTGTTCTCACTGCGGTGTTTGTGGCACTGATTTTGGGCATAACATAGTAGTAGCACCTCCGCCAATTCCCGAATTTGTGGGTGAGTTCGTACCCAACCAGCATAAAGCCCAGAGGTTGCGAGTTTGGTTTGGTAAACTTGGCGACATGGCTTTAGTCAGCCATTTGGATTTAGCCCGGTTGTTCGATCGCTCAATCAGGCGGGCGGCGATTCCAGTGACTTTTACAGGTGGTTTTCATCCCAGTCCCAGGATTTCGATCGCTAATGCTTTATCTTTGGGCAGTACAAGCGTTGCTGAAATCGTAGATTTTGAGTTAACTGAGGTGATGGAAATATCTGATTTCCAAACCAAATTAGCCGCTCAACTTCCCGAAAATATTCCGATTTATCGCGTTGAGGAGGTGGATTTAAAAACGCCAGCAGCTACCCAACTGTTAGAAAAAGCAGAATATTTATTGACGGTAGCGACTGTTACAGAAATTTTACCTGCACAGTGGAGCGAATGGATAGCAGCGATATTAAAGAGCGATCGAATTTTGCTGGAACACACTACTAAGTCAGGGAAAAAAGTAGAGGTGAATCTGCGCGATCGCTTGTTAGAATTAGAACTTGCCTTCACGGAAACAGAAAATCAACAACAGGCAAAGCTCCGTTATTTAGGTAATTGCCGAAATGATGGGAACTTGTTGCGTCCCGAACACATCGTTTATATGCTAGAACAAGTAACAGGAACAGAGTTTCAGTTACTTCACGCTCACCGGACTCAGCTAATCCTAGAACCAGCGTAG
- a CDS encoding STAS domain-containing protein: MQTFVISPITVVQPQGHLNATNATEFRSELTAAINANPNSTVLVDMENLDSMDSAGLMALVSAINLAQRQNQRFSLCSLSPSIRIIFELTQLDRVFEIFESRSAFEATLQ, from the coding sequence ATGCAAACTTTTGTAATTTCGCCAATCACCGTTGTCCAACCTCAAGGACATCTTAATGCTACTAATGCAACTGAGTTTCGCAGCGAATTAACAGCGGCAATTAATGCTAATCCTAACTCTACTGTATTAGTTGACATGGAAAATCTCGATTCTATGGATAGTGCTGGACTGATGGCTTTGGTTTCCGCTATCAACCTGGCACAGCGTCAGAATCAAAGATTTAGCCTTTGTTCCCTTTCCCCATCAATTCGGATTATCTTTGAATTGACGCAGTTAGATAGAGTATTCGAGATATTTGAAAGTAGAAGTGCTTTTGAAGCGACATTACAGTAG